The following DNA comes from Mesorhizobium sp. B2-1-8.
TCAGCGTCGCCAGCCCACGCTGTAAGGGCTACCTAAGCCTTAGGTGGCCTCTCCGATAGCGGTAAGTGCCGACGACAGCTGACTACCCGTTCGGCGAGCCTGGCGTCGGCATCGCCGCCGCCGGCTCGCTATAAGGATTAATGCACCCGACGGATTGGCAAATCGAACCGGAGAGGGCTGGATCCTAACCTGCCGTCATCTGCCTACGGAGGCGTGGCAGGCATGGGTTCTGCGTAGCGCACTGCGTCTCCGTTAGGCAGCGAACAGGAGCGGGGAATGAACATTCAGGCTATCGAAACGGTTCGCGGTCACAGTGCGGCAAGCCGGAATGTCGGTTGCAGGCTCTGCGGGTCGCGCCTGCGCCACACATTGGTCGATCTAGGCATGTCTCCACCGTGCGAAAGCTTCCTGCAGGCCGAGCAGCTTGACCAAATGGAAGCCTACTATCCGCTCAACGTGCTTGTCTGCGACACTTGCTACCTGGTGCAGCTCAAGGAGTATCTGAGCCCCGAGACCATTTTCAGCGAATATGCCTATTTCTCTTCGTTCTCCACCAGCTGGGTGGCCCATTCGAAAGTGTATTGCGAGGCGATCACCAGACGGCTTGGGCTTGGCTGTGACAGTCTTGCGGTGGAGCTCGCAAGCAACGATGGTTACCTCCTGCAGCACTTTTTGCCACTGGGCGTTCCTGTACTGGGCGTCGAACCGGCAGCCAATGTTGCGCGCGCCGCGATCGAGAAAGGCGTGGCCACCCGGGTCGACTTCTTCGGGGTTCGGCTGGCAAATCAAATGGTGGGCGAAGGACATTGCGCCGACCTGATCATCGGCAACAACGTGCTGGCACAGGTGCCGGACCTCAATGACTTCGTCGCTGGGATGAAAATCCTACTCAAACCTCAGGGCGTGGTCACGCTCGAATTTCCACATATCGAGCGGCTGATGGCGGAGAACCAGTTCGACACGATTTATCATGAGCATTTCTCATATTTCTCGCTGCTGACGGTCGAGCTGATGGCGGCGCGCCACGGATTGCGGCTGATCGACGTCGAGGAGTTGCCCACCCATGGCGGCTCGCTGCGCGTCTATCTCGCCCATGAGGGCAGTCGCTGGGGCAAGGATGACAGGGTGGACAGACTTCTCGACCGAGAAAAGCGCCACGGGCTAACGGAGATGGTCACCTATGCCTCCTTCGGTCACAGGGCGCAGCGTGCCAAGCGCGACCTCTTGGCGTTCCTTATCTCGGCCAAAAACGAAGGGAGGAAGATTTGTGGCTACGGCGCTCCAGGCAAGGGCAACACGCTGCTCAATTACTGCGCTATCGGCACCGACTTCCTTGACTTCACGGTCGACCGCAATCCTTACAAGCATGGTCGCTTCACCCCGGGGATGCATATCCCGATCAAATCCGTCGATGCCATCGACGACGTCCGGCCAGATTACATCCTGATCCTCCCGTGGAACCTGAAGGACGAGATCATCGAACAGATGCGCCATGTCGCCGCCTGGGGTGCAAGGTTTGTGGTCCCAATTCCGTTTGTGGCGGTGATCGATCCATCGGAGTTAGGCAGATGAAAGTCGTCCTTTTCTGCGGCGGTCGCGGGACCCGGATCCGCGACTATTCCGACAGTATACCCAAGCCGATGATCCCGCTTGGCCACCAGCCGATCCTGCGCCACGTTATGCAGTGGTACAGCGACTATGGACATGACGAATTCGTCTTGTGCCTGGGCTACAAAGCCAATGTCATCAAGGATTTCTTCCTCAACACACGGCCGCAGACCTTTTCCGATTGCGTGGTCACGCAGGGAGGTCAAGACGTGAAACTGCTGGGAGATCAAGTCAAGGACTGGAGCATTACCCTGCTTGATACGGGGGTCTGGCGTAACATCGGCGAACGCCTCTGGGCGGCAAGGGACCAAGTCAAGAACGAGAAGATGTTCCTGGCCAACTACTCCGATGGTCTGACCAACGTCGATCTCGACGACGTGGTCGCGAAGTTCGAAGCCAGCGGTAAGATCGGCTGTTTTCTCGCGGTGCGCGCACCGCTGACATACCATTTGGCCGATATCGCGGAAGACGGTCGCGTGCGTGAGTTCCGCACAACCGATACCTCGGAGATCTGGATCAACGGCGGCTACTTCTTGTTCCGCCCGCAAATCTTCGACTATATGCGCGATGGCGAGGAGCTCGTTCTGGAGCCTTTCAGGCGACTGATCGACGACAATATGCTCATGGCGTACAAGCACGATGGCTTCTGGCGATCGATGGATACGCTGCGCGATTGGCAATCGCTCGAAGACATGGTCGAACGGGGCGATATGCCCTGGAATAGAAAAGTTACCGCCGAAAAAACCAGGCGCGGTTTGGTAATGGCTGGTTCATGAGAGGACTTGGTCTCGCACGTCGCGGGGAGGAACTCTCGATCCTCTGCCTCGGCGCCCATTCCGACGACATCGAGATCGGCGCCGGGGGCACTATCCTCGGTCTGATCGCGTCCGGGGTGAAACTGGACGTCCACTGGTGTGTGCTGAGCGCCGGCGGCCAGCGGTCGGTCGAGGCCAGCGCTTCGGCCGAAGCGTTCCTGAAAGGATCGAAGTCGTCGGTCATCGACATCGCGGATTTCGAAGACAGCTATTTCCCGGCCCATAGCCGGGCGATAAAGCAATGGTTGATAGATCTAAGATCCCGCGTCCATGCCGACCTGGTGCTGACCCACGCGAGGTTCGATGCCCATCAAGATCATCGGGAGGTCAATCAACTGACCTGGAATGTCTTTCGCGATCATCTCGTGATCGAATACGAGATTCCCAAATGGGATGGCGATCTTGGCCAGCCAAATGCGTACGTGCCGCTCTCTGCCGCAGTGCTGGATCGCAAGATCGACCTCCTGCAAGAGCACTTCGGCACGCAGCGCTCCAAGGACTGGTTCGACCGTGACACATTCGCGGGGCTCGCGAGATTGCGCGGGATGGAGTGCAGGGCCCCCGAACATTTCGCCGAGGCGTTTACACTCAGAAAAGCCAGACTTCTTTAGCGGATTTTCCGCCACGATTTGCTTGTGGATTTGTCTGAACCAAGGGGCACATGGTTCCTGGAGAAGGGCTTCGGACCGCGCTGTGCCTTCAGGAAACATCCCGACCTTGTTGGCGATCTTCGGGACGAAAAAGAGAATAAAAAGCGGTGGTGCATGGGTTAAAATCAGGCGTCGGCCGGTGCGGTGTGCTCACCTAGTGATTGCTGATCAAGAAGGTTGGACAGCTC
Coding sequences within:
- a CDS encoding PIG-L deacetylase family protein, which encodes MRGLGLARRGEELSILCLGAHSDDIEIGAGGTILGLIASGVKLDVHWCVLSAGGQRSVEASASAEAFLKGSKSSVIDIADFEDSYFPAHSRAIKQWLIDLRSRVHADLVLTHARFDAHQDHREVNQLTWNVFRDHLVIEYEIPKWDGDLGQPNAYVPLSAAVLDRKIDLLQEHFGTQRSKDWFDRDTFAGLARLRGMECRAPEHFAEAFTLRKARLL
- a CDS encoding sugar phosphate nucleotidyltransferase, producing MKVVLFCGGRGTRIRDYSDSIPKPMIPLGHQPILRHVMQWYSDYGHDEFVLCLGYKANVIKDFFLNTRPQTFSDCVVTQGGQDVKLLGDQVKDWSITLLDTGVWRNIGERLWAARDQVKNEKMFLANYSDGLTNVDLDDVVAKFEASGKIGCFLAVRAPLTYHLADIAEDGRVREFRTTDTSEIWINGGYFLFRPQIFDYMRDGEELVLEPFRRLIDDNMLMAYKHDGFWRSMDTLRDWQSLEDMVERGDMPWNRKVTAEKTRRGLVMAGS
- a CDS encoding class I SAM-dependent methyltransferase codes for the protein MNIQAIETVRGHSAASRNVGCRLCGSRLRHTLVDLGMSPPCESFLQAEQLDQMEAYYPLNVLVCDTCYLVQLKEYLSPETIFSEYAYFSSFSTSWVAHSKVYCEAITRRLGLGCDSLAVELASNDGYLLQHFLPLGVPVLGVEPAANVARAAIEKGVATRVDFFGVRLANQMVGEGHCADLIIGNNVLAQVPDLNDFVAGMKILLKPQGVVTLEFPHIERLMAENQFDTIYHEHFSYFSLLTVELMAARHGLRLIDVEELPTHGGSLRVYLAHEGSRWGKDDRVDRLLDREKRHGLTEMVTYASFGHRAQRAKRDLLAFLISAKNEGRKICGYGAPGKGNTLLNYCAIGTDFLDFTVDRNPYKHGRFTPGMHIPIKSVDAIDDVRPDYILILPWNLKDEIIEQMRHVAAWGARFVVPIPFVAVIDPSELGR